The Acidobacteriota bacterium genome has a segment encoding these proteins:
- a CDS encoding Na+/H+ antiporter NhaC family protein, translating into MKKPLRLPHTLLLIYVMVVLTVALTWIIPGGEYQRVEKDGRTVPVAGSYHRVPSEPQGLGGLFVSPARGFIDAAAIIAILFIVGGAFNVIQRTGAISGVIHNITFTFGRKKALRVLLIPVVMVIFSLGGGIWGMCEETMPFILIFVPLALSLGYDTIVGVAMCFLGAAAGFAGAFFNPFTVGIAQGIAGLPLYSGLGYRLAVWAVGTAVAIAVVMRYAARIHKRPELSPTYEEDQEKRRKLSVDKPVLERVALTGPQKRVLFVFVGGFAVMVFGILRHKWYINEIAGVFLAMGVLAGLAGRLKGDEFGKAFVEGAKDMVNAALIIGTARALLIVAQDGKILDTLLAGMAGAISQLHPVLSAQIMFLSQCVINFFVHSGTAQAALTIPIMAPLGDLVGITRQTAVLAFQFAEYINPVLPTSGVTMGVLGLAGLRWEKWAKWLLPLLILWAIFAALALIPPVLLKWGPA; encoded by the coding sequence GTGAAGAAGCCGCTCCGCCTGCCGCACACGCTGCTCCTCATCTACGTCATGGTCGTCCTGACCGTGGCGCTCACCTGGATCATCCCCGGCGGCGAGTACCAGCGGGTGGAGAAGGACGGCCGGACCGTTCCCGTGGCCGGCTCCTACCACCGGGTCCCGAGCGAGCCGCAGGGCCTCGGCGGGCTGTTCGTCTCGCCGGCCCGCGGCTTCATCGACGCCGCGGCCATCATTGCCATCCTGTTTATCGTCGGCGGCGCCTTCAACGTCATCCAGAGGACCGGGGCCATCAGCGGCGTCATCCACAACATCACCTTCACCTTCGGCCGCAAAAAGGCCCTGCGGGTGCTGCTCATCCCCGTGGTCATGGTCATCTTTTCGCTCGGCGGCGGGATCTGGGGCATGTGCGAGGAGACCATGCCCTTCATCCTCATCTTCGTCCCTCTGGCCCTGTCGCTCGGCTACGACACCATCGTCGGGGTGGCGATGTGCTTCCTGGGCGCCGCGGCCGGATTCGCGGGGGCGTTCTTCAATCCCTTCACGGTCGGCATCGCCCAGGGCATCGCCGGTCTGCCGCTCTACTCGGGCCTCGGCTACCGTCTGGCCGTTTGGGCCGTCGGAACGGCCGTGGCCATCGCCGTGGTCATGCGCTACGCGGCCAGGATACACAAGCGGCCGGAGCTCAGCCCGACCTACGAGGAGGACCAGGAGAAGCGCAGGAAGCTCAGCGTCGACAAGCCCGTCCTGGAGCGCGTCGCCCTCACCGGCCCGCAGAAGCGGGTGCTCTTCGTCTTCGTCGGCGGCTTCGCCGTCATGGTCTTCGGCATCCTCAGGCACAAGTGGTACATCAACGAGATCGCGGGCGTCTTCCTGGCCATGGGCGTGCTGGCCGGGCTGGCCGGCCGGCTCAAGGGCGACGAGTTTGGGAAGGCCTTCGTCGAGGGGGCCAAGGACATGGTCAACGCGGCGCTGATCATCGGCACGGCCCGGGCCCTGCTCATCGTGGCCCAGGACGGCAAGATCCTCGACACGCTCCTGGCCGGCATGGCCGGGGCGATCTCTCAGCTCCACCCGGTGCTGTCGGCCCAGATCATGTTCCTGTCCCAGTGCGTCATCAATTTCTTCGTCCACTCGGGCACGGCCCAGGCGGCCCTGACCATCCCGATCATGGCCCCGCTCGGCGACCTCGTCGGCATCACCCGGCAGACGGCCGTGCTGGCCTTCCAGTTCGCCGAGTACATCAACCCCGTGCTGCCGACCTCGGGGGTGACCATGGGCGTCCT
- a CDS encoding cyanophycinase, with protein MKKNPAAILPLVLIALAAGACAAKGPAPAAPLPKGYLFIIGGGERDAPLMKRYIRLAEAHDTGRIVIFTMASGSPDEVGPELLTEFKGNGARDVVYYNLTRDQALKPGSDKILDGAGGIWFSGGDQALLAAALLDTPIHKRMLDLYARGAVVGGTSAGAAVMSEFMITGNEKRTRGEEGTWEVILADDVEHTRGFGFVQKAVIDQHFVTRRRHNRLIAVVLQNPALVGVGIEESTAVLVRPDGRYEVLGEGQVIVYDARRAKTAVAPDGHLGGHGLTMHVLLAGDVYDLASGRAEEPSK; from the coding sequence TTGAAAAAGAACCCAGCCGCCATCCTGCCGCTCGTTTTGATCGCCCTGGCCGCGGGGGCCTGCGCCGCGAAAGGCCCCGCCCCGGCCGCCCCGCTGCCCAAGGGCTATCTCTTCATCATCGGCGGCGGCGAGCGCGACGCGCCGCTGATGAAGCGCTACATCCGGCTGGCCGAGGCTCACGACACGGGCCGGATCGTCATCTTCACCATGGCCAGCGGCTCGCCCGACGAGGTCGGGCCGGAGCTTCTCACGGAGTTCAAGGGCAACGGCGCCAGGGATGTCGTCTATTACAACCTGACCCGCGACCAGGCCCTGAAACCCGGGAGCGACAAGATCCTCGACGGCGCCGGCGGGATCTGGTTCTCCGGTGGCGACCAGGCGCTCCTGGCCGCGGCCCTCCTCGATACGCCCATCCACAAGCGCATGCTCGACCTCTACGCGCGGGGCGCCGTCGTCGGCGGGACGAGCGCCGGCGCGGCGGTCATGAGCGAGTTCATGATCACCGGCAACGAGAAGCGAACACGCGGCGAGGAGGGGACCTGGGAGGTCATCCTGGCCGACGACGTCGAACACACCCGCGGTTTCGGCTTCGTCCAAAAGGCCGTCATCGACCAGCACTTCGTCACCCGCCGGCGGCACAACCGTCTGATCGCGGTCGTGCTGCAGAACCCGGCCCTGGTCGGCGTCGGCATCGAGGAGTCGACGGCCGTCCTCGTCCGGCCCGACGGCAGGTACGAGGTCCTCGGCGAGGGCCAGGTCATCGTCTACGACGCCCGCCGGGCGAAGACGGCCGTGGCGCCGGACGGCCATCTCGGCGGCCACGGCCTGACCATGCACGTCCTCCTCGCCGGCGACGTCTATGACCTCGCCTCCGGGCGAGCCGAGGAGCCGTCGAAGTGA
- a CDS encoding GH116 family glycosyl-hydrolase: protein MKGPILPRRAPARLLALSLLVPLAAPALAAGQAASISKPYGHDELVRSGPVRAFEGPALGEVAFPLGGVGTGTISLGGRGNLRDWEIFNRPGKGVHMPFTFFALYCEQSGRKAVRVLEGPLAPPFTTGFGFKRVFVPGLPRMEKASFKGEYPYAEVELSDSQVPLAVRLEAFNPLVPLEPDDSGIPAFVLRYRVKNTGAAPVKVTIAGSIINPIGYDGVGQVDGLANDKFGQNVNEIRATPALRGLAMSSRKVKPGEPAFGTMALATPWPDVTYLSHWVRGEWWDDLQIFWDDFSADGRLKDLAEVSPSPDKQTDVGTLGLMATIGPGEEVVLPFIVSWNFPNLINYFDVVPEQRGRIFRNYYATRHADAWAAAEYLQANLDRLEKTSRAFHDAFFGTTLPPYVLDAVSSQAAIIRTTTGFRLEDGNFFGFEGCGDQGGCCPLNCAHVWNYAQSLAFLFPALERTMRETDFLNNVKPDGAMMFRTSLPLGSGVLWNFKPAADGQLGRVISLYRDWQISGDTAWLKKLWPQAKKALDYAWKAWDADRDGLLEGEQHNTYDIEFYGPNSMLSGFYLGALKAGKAMAYAAGDITSAKVYLAMYDKARAAYDAALWNGEYYVQKYDKVMEKKYQYGEGCLSDMLLGQWLGMVAGLDRCLPAERIKSSLRAIYVHNFLADFRNFANVQRTYALNDEKGLLLCSWPRGGRPPLPFPYSDEVWTGIEYQVASHLIYEGLLEEGLSLVKAVRDRYDGLRRNPWNEVECGHHYARAMSSWGVLLALAGYSYSGPEKRMGFDPKMNADDFRTVWTAGSGWGAYSQRSEAGGKLALRLEAGAGSVELAELDFTLPPAVAGKAPRSIKAAVAGTTPAATVRKTGDAVRVIWLAPVRVGPGKPLTVDIAF from the coding sequence ATGAAAGGTCCGATCCTCCCGAGGCGGGCCCCGGCCCGCCTGCTGGCCCTGTCGCTGCTGGTCCCGCTCGCCGCGCCCGCTCTGGCCGCCGGACAGGCGGCGTCGATCTCGAAACCGTACGGCCATGACGAGCTCGTGCGCTCCGGCCCGGTCCGCGCCTTCGAGGGCCCGGCGCTCGGCGAGGTCGCCTTTCCGCTCGGCGGCGTCGGCACCGGCACGATCTCGCTCGGCGGCCGCGGCAACCTCCGCGACTGGGAGATCTTCAACCGGCCGGGCAAGGGCGTCCACATGCCTTTCACCTTCTTCGCCCTGTACTGCGAACAGTCCGGCCGCAAGGCCGTCCGGGTCCTGGAAGGTCCGCTCGCGCCGCCGTTCACGACCGGCTTCGGCTTCAAGCGCGTCTTCGTGCCCGGCCTGCCGCGCATGGAGAAGGCCAGCTTCAAGGGCGAGTACCCCTACGCCGAGGTCGAGCTTTCCGACAGCCAGGTCCCGCTCGCGGTCAGGCTCGAAGCCTTCAACCCGCTCGTCCCGCTGGAGCCGGACGATTCCGGCATCCCGGCCTTCGTCCTGCGCTACCGCGTCAAGAACACGGGCGCCGCGCCGGTCAAGGTCACCATCGCCGGCTCGATCATCAACCCCATCGGCTACGACGGCGTCGGCCAGGTCGACGGGCTGGCCAACGACAAGTTCGGCCAGAACGTCAACGAGATCAGGGCCACGCCGGCGCTCCGCGGCCTGGCCATGTCCTCGCGCAAGGTCAAGCCCGGCGAGCCGGCGTTCGGCACGATGGCCCTGGCGACCCCCTGGCCCGACGTCACCTACCTCAGCCACTGGGTCCGCGGCGAATGGTGGGACGATCTCCAGATCTTCTGGGACGACTTCTCCGCCGACGGCAGGCTCAAGGACCTGGCCGAGGTCTCGCCGTCGCCGGACAAGCAGACCGACGTCGGGACGCTCGGCCTCATGGCCACGATCGGCCCCGGCGAGGAGGTCGTCCTGCCGTTCATCGTCTCCTGGAATTTCCCCAACCTCATCAACTACTTCGACGTCGTGCCCGAGCAGCGCGGCCGCATCTTCAGGAACTACTACGCGACGAGGCACGCCGACGCCTGGGCCGCGGCCGAATACCTGCAGGCCAACCTCGACCGCCTCGAGAAGACGAGCCGGGCCTTCCACGACGCCTTTTTCGGGACGACCCTGCCGCCCTACGTCCTCGACGCCGTCTCGAGCCAGGCCGCCATCATTCGCACGACGACCGGCTTCCGCCTCGAGGACGGGAACTTCTTCGGCTTCGAGGGCTGCGGCGACCAGGGCGGCTGCTGCCCGCTCAACTGCGCGCACGTCTGGAACTACGCCCAGTCGCTGGCTTTCCTCTTCCCCGCGCTCGAGCGGACCATGCGCGAGACGGACTTCCTGAACAACGTCAAGCCCGACGGGGCGATGATGTTCCGCACCTCGCTGCCGCTCGGGAGCGGCGTCCTCTGGAACTTCAAGCCGGCCGCCGACGGCCAGCTGGGCCGCGTCATCAGCCTCTATCGCGACTGGCAGATCTCGGGCGACACGGCCTGGCTCAAGAAGCTCTGGCCGCAGGCCAAGAAGGCCCTCGACTACGCCTGGAAAGCCTGGGACGCCGACCGCGACGGCCTGCTCGAAGGCGAACAGCACAACACCTACGACATCGAGTTCTACGGCCCGAACAGCATGCTCAGCGGCTTCTACCTCGGGGCGCTCAAGGCCGGCAAGGCCATGGCCTATGCCGCCGGCGACATCACGTCGGCCAAGGTCTACCTGGCCATGTACGACAAGGCCCGGGCGGCCTACGACGCCGCGCTCTGGAACGGCGAGTACTACGTCCAGAAATACGACAAGGTCATGGAGAAGAAATACCAGTACGGCGAGGGCTGCCTGTCGGACATGCTCCTCGGCCAGTGGCTGGGCATGGTCGCCGGTCTTGACCGCTGTCTGCCGGCCGAGCGCATCAAGTCGTCGCTGCGGGCCATCTACGTGCACAACTTCCTCGCCGACTTCCGGAACTTCGCCAACGTCCAGCGGACCTACGCCCTCAACGACGAGAAGGGCCTGCTCCTCTGCTCGTGGCCCAGGGGCGGCCGGCCGCCCCTGCCGTTCCCGTACTCCGACGAGGTCTGGACGGGCATCGAGTACCAGGTCGCCTCGCATCTCATCTACGAAGGCCTGCTCGAGGAGGGGCTGAGCCTGGTCAAGGCGGTCCGCGACCGCTACGACGGCCTCCGCCGCAATCCCTGGAACGAGGTCGAATGCGGGCATCATTACGCCCGGGCCATGTCCTCGTGGGGCGTGCTGCTGGCCCTGGCCGGCTATTCCTATTCCGGGCCGGAAAAGAGGATGGGATTCGACCCCAAGATGAACGCGGACGATTTCCGGACGGTCTGGACGGCCGGCTCGGGCTGGGGCGCCTACTCCCAGAGGTCCGAGGCCGGCGGGAAGCTGGCCCTCCGGCTCGAGGCCGGGGCCGGTTCGGTCGAGCTCGCGGAGCTCGATTTCACCCTGCCGCCCGCGGTCGCCGGCAAGGCCCCCCGCTCGATCAAGGCCGCCGTGGCCGGGACGACGCCCGCGGCCACGGTCCGGAAGACGGGCGACGCCGTCCGGGTGATCTGGCTGGCGCCCGTCCGGGTCGGGCCGGGCAAGCCGCTGACGGTCGATATCGCCTTCTGA
- a CDS encoding Mut7-C RNAse domain-containing protein, whose amino-acid sequence MTFVADCMLGRLAKWLRILGFDVAYFSRAEDRDLAALARREGRVLLTRDTGLIERTAKRPNRLFVRSDDWEDQVVQVLDEFGLWDAVRPNTRCIACNLPLRPLSRERARNLVTPFVTEHAASFAICPGCQRVFWQGTHYGDMERKIAKLRGRRG is encoded by the coding sequence ATGACCTTTGTCGCCGACTGCATGCTCGGCAGGCTGGCCAAGTGGCTGCGCATCCTCGGCTTCGACGTCGCCTACTTCTCCAGGGCCGAGGACCGCGACCTGGCCGCCCTGGCCCGCCGCGAAGGCCGAGTCCTCCTGACCCGCGACACCGGCCTCATCGAGCGGACGGCCAAACGGCCCAACCGCCTGTTCGTCCGCAGCGACGACTGGGAGGACCAGGTCGTCCAGGTCCTCGACGAGTTCGGCCTCTGGGACGCGGTCCGGCCGAACACGCGCTGCATCGCCTGCAATCTCCCGCTCAGGCCCCTGAGCCGCGAGCGGGCCAGGAACCTGGTCACGCCCTTCGTCACCGAGCACGCCGCGTCGTTCGCCATCTGCCCGGGCTGCCAGCGCGTTTTCTGGCAGGGCACGCACTACGGCGACATGGAGCGCAAGATCGCCAAGCTCCGCGGGCGCCGGGGGTGA
- a CDS encoding sulfite exporter TauE/SafE family protein gives MMISHDIWVLAGTAATLGLVHTVIGPDHYLPFIVIGRARNWTLRKTLFVSFFAGLGHILSSVVLGFAGIALGIAVARLEGVESTRGAIAAWLLIGFGFAYFAWGMRRAWRGQPHTHPHFHDHEDAVVHPHGPDQGPHDTDHEHVHQHAHAHTHELAEHAHPHGEDPGKANITPWVLFTIFVFGPCEPLIPLVMYPAARHSTAGVALVAGAFGLATIATMLVIISAASYGASFVKLGKLERYSHALAGLMILVSGLAVQFLGL, from the coding sequence ATGATGATCAGCCACGACATCTGGGTGCTGGCCGGTACGGCCGCCACCCTCGGCCTCGTCCACACGGTCATCGGCCCCGACCACTACCTGCCGTTCATCGTCATCGGCCGGGCCCGCAACTGGACGCTCCGCAAGACCCTCTTCGTCTCCTTCTTCGCCGGCCTCGGCCACATCCTGAGCTCCGTCGTCCTCGGCTTCGCCGGAATCGCCCTGGGCATCGCCGTGGCCAGGCTCGAGGGCGTCGAATCGACGCGCGGCGCGATAGCGGCCTGGCTCCTCATCGGCTTCGGTTTCGCCTATTTCGCCTGGGGCATGCGCCGGGCCTGGCGCGGCCAGCCCCACACCCACCCGCACTTCCACGACCACGAGGACGCGGTCGTCCATCCCCACGGTCCCGACCAGGGCCCGCACGACACGGACCACGAGCACGTCCACCAGCACGCCCACGCCCACACCCACGAGCTGGCCGAGCACGCCCATCCCCACGGCGAGGACCCCGGCAAGGCCAACATCACGCCCTGGGTCCTGTTCACGATCTTCGTTTTCGGCCCCTGCGAGCCGCTCATCCCGCTGGTGATGTATCCGGCCGCCCGCCACAGCACGGCCGGAGTGGCCCTGGTGGCCGGCGCCTTCGGGCTGGCGACCATCGCCACGATGCTGGTCATCATCTCCGCGGCCTCGTACGGGGCGAGCTTCGTCAAGCTGGGCAAGCTCGAGCGCTATTCCCACGCCCTGGCCGGCCTGATGATCCTCGTCTCCGGCCTGGCCGTCCAATTCCTCGGCCTCTAG
- a CDS encoding 6-bladed beta-propeller, protein MKQRLPAIIFAVVSCLMGPVLAAAEGRAARPSALPAGQVPPVALSPDLTIGVEDGDERLMFGQIVRVDVDGRGNIYVLDYKYRRVSVFDGRGDLLRLIPVPEGQGPREATSLGGIAVTPGGTLFVNDAQKVIVYGPEGEYLRTFRVDFMITSIGCPGREELVAIGPHEGRILHVFDAEGKGLASFGDAFVPPGDLEPLKGMPMFGAPILFDCAKDGRVFVLNPHGYEVSVFKDRKRERVLKGENPAFKPIQRMGRAFLSTAAHIVSSGDLVLVEFQDLDPKARMSADVFQAGRQIGSIDIPGTLRAADTGGRIYVAEEEGFPRVVRYAVKKS, encoded by the coding sequence ATGAAGCAGCGCTTGCCCGCCATCATCTTCGCGGTCGTTTCCTGCCTGATGGGGCCGGTCCTTGCGGCGGCGGAGGGCCGGGCCGCTCGCCCTTCGGCGCTCCCGGCCGGCCAGGTCCCGCCGGTCGCGCTGAGCCCGGACTTGACCATCGGCGTCGAGGACGGCGACGAGCGGCTTATGTTCGGCCAGATCGTCCGCGTCGATGTCGACGGCCGGGGAAACATCTATGTCCTCGATTACAAGTACCGCAGGGTCAGCGTATTCGACGGCCGGGGGGATCTCCTGAGGCTGATCCCCGTCCCGGAAGGGCAAGGCCCGCGGGAGGCGACCAGCCTCGGCGGCATCGCCGTCACGCCCGGGGGAACGCTGTTCGTCAACGACGCCCAAAAGGTGATCGTCTACGGGCCGGAGGGCGAATACCTGCGGACCTTTCGGGTCGATTTCATGATCACTTCGATCGGCTGCCCCGGCAGGGAGGAGCTCGTCGCCATCGGCCCGCATGAAGGAAGGATCCTGCACGTTTTCGACGCCGAAGGGAAGGGCCTCGCGTCCTTCGGCGATGCGTTCGTCCCGCCCGGCGACCTGGAGCCGCTGAAGGGCATGCCCATGTTCGGCGCCCCGATCCTCTTCGACTGCGCCAAGGACGGACGCGTTTTCGTCCTGAACCCGCACGGCTACGAGGTTTCGGTCTTCAAGGACAGGAAGCGCGAGCGCGTCCTCAAGGGCGAGAATCCGGCTTTCAAGCCCATCCAGAGGATGGGCCGGGCCTTCCTCTCCACCGCCGCCCACATCGTTTCGAGCGGCGACCTCGTTCTCGTGGAGTTCCAGGACCTCGATCCCAAAGCCAGGATGTCCGCCGACGTATTCCAGGCCGGGCGGCAGATCGGATCGATCGATATCCCGGGGACGCTCCGTGCCGCGGACACCGGGGGCAGGATCTACGTCGCCGAAGAGGAGGGATTCCCCAGGGTCGTCCGCTATGCCGTCAAGAAGAGCTGA
- a CDS encoding alpha-galactosidase has protein sequence MTFQLFGKPARAGRLVRRYGRARLEASVEKIGGGYLVSGTIPGRPGRIEVYRAPAPPAFLLNNWQSWGPMQRAIPSTRFPELEAVVRDYSPYLFSPVPDELLRGPVSDYFAAWDGGLAGFLTSRVAHPFFTIEGNDLVGWLDYFDAEFEAPVALEPLAVLAGGPAGELLDAYARLVKRANRVRVNPWNPAGWCSWYHYFGKLGWPDVVENLDTAAADRKSFPFDVFQVDDGYETEIGDWMSARPGYPDLGGLARAIKSRRFRAGIWTAPFSAAETSRLFAEHPDWMVAEGGRPKPCYRGWGKTIYALDTTHPEVRRWLDATFRTLRQAGFSYLKIDFLFAAAMPGERRRNVTPVQAYREGLRLIRRAAGRDFVLGCGAPLLPSVGLVDGMRIGEDTAPYWKTKPSPFQGPNAFFALRNALMRQFMHRAFWLNDPDCVLLRDREIELTASERELYALAAGALDNMVIDSDRLSLLGPDEKALLRRALALRGGRAGVEGLLGECGEDAYIIGRKDGRGGDIRLAANLSDDMRMIEGRTVAPRSAVVL, from the coding sequence GTGACGTTCCAGCTTTTCGGCAAACCCGCCCGCGCCGGCCGCCTGGTGCGCCGCTATGGCCGGGCCCGCCTCGAGGCCTCCGTCGAGAAGATCGGGGGGGGATATCTCGTCAGCGGCACGATCCCGGGCCGGCCGGGGCGGATCGAGGTCTATCGGGCCCCGGCCCCGCCGGCGTTCCTCCTCAACAACTGGCAGTCCTGGGGCCCGATGCAGCGGGCGATTCCGTCGACGCGCTTCCCCGAGCTCGAGGCCGTCGTCCGTGACTACAGCCCGTATCTTTTCTCGCCCGTCCCGGACGAGCTTCTGCGCGGGCCTGTCAGCGATTATTTCGCGGCCTGGGACGGCGGGCTGGCCGGCTTCCTGACATCGCGGGTCGCCCACCCGTTCTTCACGATCGAAGGGAACGACCTGGTCGGCTGGCTCGACTATTTCGACGCCGAGTTCGAGGCGCCGGTCGCGCTCGAGCCCCTGGCGGTCCTGGCGGGAGGGCCGGCCGGGGAGCTCCTCGACGCCTACGCCCGCCTCGTCAAGAGGGCCAACCGCGTCCGCGTCAATCCCTGGAACCCGGCCGGCTGGTGCAGCTGGTACCACTACTTCGGGAAGCTCGGCTGGCCGGACGTCGTCGAGAACCTCGACACGGCGGCCGCGGACAGGAAGTCCTTCCCCTTCGACGTCTTCCAGGTCGACGACGGCTACGAGACGGAGATCGGCGACTGGATGTCGGCCAGGCCGGGGTATCCCGATCTCGGGGGCTTGGCCCGGGCCATCAAGTCAAGGCGGTTCCGGGCCGGGATCTGGACGGCCCCGTTCAGCGCCGCGGAAACGTCGCGGCTCTTCGCCGAACACCCCGATTGGATGGTCGCGGAGGGCGGACGGCCCAAGCCCTGCTACAGGGGCTGGGGAAAGACGATCTACGCCCTGGACACGACGCACCCGGAGGTCCGGAGGTGGCTCGACGCGACGTTCCGGACGCTGCGTCAGGCCGGGTTCTCGTATCTAAAGATCGATTTCCTGTTCGCCGCGGCCATGCCGGGCGAGCGGCGCCGGAACGTCACCCCGGTCCAGGCCTACCGGGAAGGGCTGCGCCTCATCAGGCGGGCGGCCGGCCGGGATTTCGTCCTCGGCTGCGGCGCGCCGCTCCTGCCATCGGTCGGCCTGGTGGACGGCATGCGCATCGGCGAGGACACGGCGCCCTATTGGAAGACCAAGCCCTCGCCGTTCCAGGGGCCGAACGCCTTTTTCGCCCTGAGGAACGCCCTGATGCGGCAATTCATGCACCGGGCCTTCTGGCTCAACGACCCGGATTGCGTTCTCCTGCGGGACCGCGAGATCGAGCTGACGGCGAGCGAGCGGGAGCTCTACGCCCTGGCCGCCGGGGCCCTGGACAACATGGTCATCGACAGCGACCGGCTTTCGCTCCTGGGCCCCGACGAAAAGGCGCTGCTCCGGCGCGCCCTGGCGCTCCGGGGAGGCCGGGCCGGAGTCGAGGGGCTGCTGGGCGAGTGCGGGGAAGACGCCTATATCATCGGCAGGAAGGACGGGCGGGGCGGGGACATCCGGTTGGCCGCCAACCTCTCGGACGACATGAGGATGATCGAGGGACGGACGGTCGCGCCCCGTTCGGCGGTCGTCCTGTAA
- the purM gene encoding phosphoribosylformylglycinamidine cyclo-ligase: MPRTRATYKKAGVDIDAADRFIGLIKPLVRTTGRPEVLGGIGGFSGLFRPRLAGMKKPVLVSSTDGVGTKLLIADLVKKYDTVGVDLVAMSVDDVVVLGAEPLFFLDYIAVGKVEPPMLVDLVKGVVRGCREARCALVGGETAELPGLYAPGKWDLAGFCVGLVDQPKIIDGRSCRAGDAVIGLASSGLHSNGYSLARKVFSPREIKAGLWRDLLRPTRIYCSAILEVLKTVRIKSMAHITGGGFYDNIPRVIPEGFGARIERGSWPIPPIFLKIQQAGRIEEREIFRTLNMGIGMALVVAPGDVDRTIGGFDRLGFRAWTIGEVVRGPHEVALI, encoded by the coding sequence ATGCCCCGTACCCGAGCGACCTATAAGAAAGCCGGCGTAGATATCGACGCCGCCGACCGCTTCATCGGCCTGATCAAGCCGCTCGTCCGGACGACGGGCCGGCCGGAGGTCCTCGGCGGGATCGGCGGCTTTTCGGGGCTTTTCCGGCCCCGCCTGGCCGGGATGAAGAAGCCGGTCCTGGTTTCCTCGACGGACGGCGTCGGGACCAAGCTTCTCATCGCCGACCTGGTCAAGAAGTACGACACGGTCGGCGTCGACCTGGTGGCCATGTCGGTCGACGACGTCGTCGTCCTCGGGGCCGAGCCGCTTTTCTTCCTGGATTACATCGCTGTCGGCAAGGTCGAGCCGCCGATGCTCGTCGACCTCGTCAAAGGCGTCGTCCGGGGCTGCCGCGAGGCCCGCTGCGCCCTGGTCGGCGGCGAGACGGCCGAGCTGCCCGGCCTCTACGCCCCCGGCAAGTGGGACCTGGCCGGCTTCTGCGTCGGGCTCGTCGACCAGCCGAAGATCATCGACGGCCGGTCCTGCCGGGCCGGGGACGCCGTCATCGGCCTGGCCTCGAGCGGCCTCCACAGCAACGGCTATTCGCTGGCCCGCAAGGTCTTCTCGCCCAGGGAGATCAAGGCCGGCCTGTGGCGGGATCTCCTCCGGCCGACGAGGATCTACTGTTCGGCCATCCTCGAGGTCCTGAAGACGGTCCGCATCAAGTCCATGGCCCATATCACCGGCGGCGGCTTCTACGACAACATCCCCCGGGTCATCCCCGAAGGATTCGGGGCCAGGATCGAGAGGGGATCGTGGCCCATCCCTCCCATTTTCCTGAAGATCCAGCAGGCCGGCCGGATCGAGGAACGCGAGATCTTCCGGACCTTGAACATGGGCATCGGCATGGCCCTGGTTGTCGCCCCAGGGGACGTGGACCGGACCATTGGCGGCTTCGACAGATTGGGCTTCCGGGCTTGGACCATAGGTGAAGTGGTCCGCGGCCCGCACGAAGTCGCCCTGATCTGA
- a CDS encoding sigma-70 family RNA polymerase sigma factor, translating to MSPTDNELMEDVRDGRVEKLAVLFERYQTMLYNFFLRLTGDQAASEDLVQEVFVRILKYRTGYLSESRFNVWLFQIARNAHIDHLRKRKPALPLDEQYAEMPGREPLPEAAYEADREADLVRRALDRLPVRKREILVLFRFQNLKLREIAELTGVQVGTVKAQVHRALKDLSRAYLELQRGDLS from the coding sequence ATGTCACCGACGGACAACGAGCTGATGGAAGACGTCCGGGACGGCCGGGTCGAGAAGCTGGCCGTCCTGTTCGAGAGATACCAGACCATGCTCTACAACTTCTTCCTCCGCCTGACGGGCGACCAGGCCGCGAGCGAGGATCTCGTCCAGGAGGTCTTCGTCCGCATCCTTAAGTACCGGACCGGCTACCTCAGCGAGAGCCGGTTCAACGTCTGGCTCTTCCAGATCGCGCGCAACGCCCATATCGACCATTTAAGGAAGCGGAAGCCGGCTCTCCCCCTCGACGAGCAGTACGCCGAGATGCCCGGCCGCGAGCCCCTGCCAGAGGCCGCCTACGAGGCCGACCGGGAGGCTGACCTCGTCCGCCGGGCCCTCGACCGCCTGCCCGTGCGGAAGAGGGAGATCCTCGTCCTCTTCCGCTTCCAGAACCTCAAGCTCCGGGAGATCGCCGAGCTCACGGGAGTCCAGGTGGGCACGGTCAAGGCCCAGGTCCACCGGGCCCTCAAGGACCTCAGCCGCGCCTACCTCGAGCTTCAGCGTGGAGACCTGTCATGA